TCAATGCACTATACCGGAGAGGTTGATCTTCCCAATATGGAAGACAGATTATTTATGATGAAATTAATTGAAAAAGGGAAACAAGACCTTGCGGAATTGGCAAACTCATCGTTCTCGGATGCCGTCATAGAGCAGGAGTTGAGAATAGGTAGCCCGTACCATAATATTAAAGATATTATCGGTGAGCATTCTGTTGACCTGGTAGTAATGGGTACGAAGGGCAGTACAGGGCTTGAGGAGTTTTTGATTGGCTCCAATGCAGAAAAAGTAGTAAGGCATGCCAAGTGTCCGGTACTGACTATACATAAAAAAGCAACAAGCTTTGACTTCAAGGAAGTAGTATATGCTACTGCGCTTGAGGAAGAAGAAGAGCAATGTGTAAATACGGTAAAAATGTTTCAGAAGCTGTATGGTTCAACCCTGCATCTGGTTCGTATCAACACGCCAAACAACTTTCAATCAGACCGGTTTGCCCGTCCTGAGCTGGAAGCTTTTGCTAAAAGATGCCAACTGGAGAATTACAAAATTCATATTTTTAATGAGGGATCGGAGGAAGAAGGTATCATATACTTCGCAGAAAGTATCAATGCTGACATGATAGCTATGGCTACTCATGGCAGAACCGGTCTGGCGCATTTGCTTACCGGAAGCATTGCAGAGGATGTGGTTAATCATGCCAAGCGCCCTGTATTGACTTATGTGATTGGACGGTAACGGCTTTGCAAATCAAACAATAAAAAACCGGATATTATCCGGTTTTTTTATTGTTTGATTTTTATGTATTGGCAATTAATATCACTAATTACCGTCTTCTTCCAGCACTTCTTCGTCCTCTATTTCCATAGAGTCTTCTTCAGTGGAGGCATCATCAGTTTCTTCCGGGGCCTCAGCATTCAGCCTGATTTCATCCAGGGCTTCTTTTACATCAGTAACAAATGCAGAACTGCTTAGGTCAACATTGTTTAAAACCTCTTCCAATTTTTTAGCCCTACTATCAGTATCTTCAGTTTCCATAGCAGGTTTTGCAAACTTAGCCATAGCTATATCCACGGGTTCATAAGAAATATTACTTTTTCTTACCCATCCTGTTTCTATCCATTTGCCATTTGTTCTTTTTCCGGCTACCTCTACCCAGTCATCCTGCGTTTGCTTAACAGCAATAATGTCCATTTTGCTAAATTTCTTGTCCGACTTGGTAAGCAGGTCAGGGCGATTGTAAATGTCTGATTCGTTAACAAAGACAGCTGATTTAGCTTCGGGAACTACAAATTCATGACGAACCCATCCTTCTTTACCATCGTTAAGTCTTATTTTGTAATATACTTTATCGTTACTATCCTTAGCTTCTTCACCCAAATAAGTCAGGCTTTCACCCAGGCTTACGGAGGTAAGCCATTTACCGTCTTCTGATGGAGTGGCCCTTACAGAGACCTTGTCCCAGATACCAACAGCTTCAACTTCATTTGATGATGGAGTTTCTGCAACAGCCGTTGAGTCGGTTTCAATGTCTGCAGTAGTCGTGGCTTCCTGCTCACTGTTTTTAGAGCCGCATGCCATCAATAAAGCAGATAAGGTTAAGGTGCCAAGTAAGTTCTTTGTTATCATAATAAAATCCGATTTGTTTATTCCCGCAATATGAGGAATATAGACGATTTTTAGAAAAAATATTTGATTTTATTCATTTCGAGATAGAAGCTATGAATGGATTTAGCTAATTATCAGCTTTCGATAATGTTTACTTCAAGCTTGTCAGAGCAACGAGCCAATAATTCAGTATTTGTTTTCCTTAGTACCGGATGAATGAAATCAGGAGCAATTTCCACCAGGGGAGCCAGGGTAAACCGCCGGTCTGGTATGCCCGGGTGAGGGATAGTCAAATTTTCGGTTTCTATAATCTCATGACCATAGTACAGAATGTCAATGTCTATTATACGGGCTCCCCATTTCTCAGTTCTCACCCTGCCGAGGCGTGATTCTATATTGTTGATACATTTTAGTACTTCTGCGGCAGACAGTGCAGAGTTAACCTCAATTACCTGGTTTAAAAATGCAGGCTGATCAGTTTTGCCCCATGCTGCTGTCTCGTATAAAGAGGACCTCCCCATGATAGGGCCCAGTTCGCTGTTTATTATAGAACAGGCGCTGTTCAGTAGTTTTTTTTTATCACCCAAATTTGATCCTAAGAGCAAAAATATTCCTTCTATCATAATTATGTTCAAAAATAGAAACGTCTTTTTTATTAATGCATGTTTAGTTGTTAATTTTGACGCTTAATTAAAATTTTAAAAAATGAATTTTCTTCGAAATCTGTTGGCCTCATTTCTGGCGCTGGTAATATTTACCGTGCTGGGCATACTGGTGTTTGTGGGTATAATAGGCGCATTGACGCAGAAGGAACCTGTTAAGGTGTCAGAAAAATCCGTTCTACATATCAAGCTTGATAAACCTATATCTGAAGTAGAGTTTAATAACCCCTTTGCTGAGCTGGATATGTTCCCGACAGCACCAACCACCATCGGTCTTGTGCAGTTGAAAGAAGCCATCAGAAATGCGAAGGATGATAACAATATCAAGGGCATCTATCTTGAGGCGCCGTTTGTAATGGCCGGCATGGCTGCTACCGAAGAGATCCGTGATGCGTTAAACGACTTTAAGAGTTCAGGGAAGTTTGTAGTTGCTTTCAGTGAGTTTTACAGTGAGGGTGGTTATTACCTTTCCTCTGTTGCAGATAAAGTATACATGCACCCTGAGGGTAGTTTAGAGCTTAACGGACTTAGTGCCAACCTTACCTTTTTTAAAGGATTGTTTGACAAGCTGGATATAGAGCCGCAAATATTTCGGGTGGGTGACTTTAAGAGTGCAGTGGAGCCGTTTATGAGAAAAGATATGAGCGAAGAAAACAGGCTTCAGCTTACATCCATGCTTAACTCCGTTTATGGGAATGTGATCGCTAAAATAGCCGAATCAAGAGGTATTGCTCCGGAAAAATTAGTAGAAATATCAGATAACATGCTTGTAAGAAGGCCCAAGCAGGCCATAGAGTATCATTTGGCCGATGAGTTGGTGTATTTTGATCAGGTTGTTTCTGCATTAAAGACAGAAATAGGAATAGAAGAGGACGAAGATCTTAACCTGATATCATACGAAAAATACAAAGAGAGTTTCAGTACTTACACGAGTTCAGATAATGAAGTGGCTGTAATTGTTGCATCGGGAGACATTATTTCAGGTAAAGGAGATGTCAATACCATTGGTTCGGAAAAGTTCTCTGAGGAGATCCGCAAGGCAAGAAAGGATGATGGTATAAAGGCAATTGTGATCAGGATCAATTCACCGGGAGGAAGCTTTGTGGCCTCGGATGTAATGTGGAGAGAGATCAGGCTTGCAAGTGAGCAAAAACCGGTGATCGCATCCATGTCGGATGTGGCGGCATCGGGCGGTTACTATATGGCTATGGCTTGTGATACTATAGTGGCCCAACCCAATACCATTACAGGTTCCATAGGTATCTTCGGTATAATCTTTAACCTTCAGGGCTTTCTCAATAATAAGCTGGGCATAACCAATGATGAGGTGAAAACCGGTGAACTTTCCAGTATTTATAACATGACCAGACCATTGACCGAACAGGAAAAGCAAATTATCCAAAACGATGTAGAAGATGGCTACGAGACCTTTATTACCAAAGCGGCACAGGGCAGAGGTATGGATGTTGAAGAACTTAAGAAAATTGCATCGGGCAGGGTGTGGACAGGAAGCCAGGCCAAAGCCAACGGGTTGGTTGATGTACTTGGAGACCTGGAAACGGCTATCGAAATAGCAGCCGCTAAAGCTAATGTGCAGGATAACTATAAAGTAAGGTACTACCCTAAGCAGCAAAGTATTTTTGAAGAGTTTATGAAGGAACTGGAAGGAGAAAGAAGCGCTGAAATGATCAAAGAGGAAATGGGTGAATTTTATCCCTACATGGAGTCTGCAAGAAAAGTAAAAGAGCTAAACGGTCTGCAGGCCAGAATGCCCTACGAATTCCGATTGAATTAATGCTGAGCAATTTACAGGTCATATAAATAATAAAGGCGATCAGCAACAGACTTAATTAAGTCAATTTCTTTGGCCAAAAGCAATGACCTTTGACGATAATGTGTTTACTTTGATTTGCATTTCCTGAAAAGGAATAACAGATTGATATAGAAAAAAAGATTATAGAATGACTGAAATTAGAAACAACTGGACAAGGGAGGAGATAGCTGAAATATATAACTCTCCGGTTTTGGATCTCATGTATAAAGCATCCACGGTACATAGAGAATATCATAATTCATCAGAAGTCCAGGTATGTACTTTGCTTTCAGTTAAGACCGGTGGTTGTCCCGAAGACTGCTCGTATTGTCCTCAGGCGGCCCGGTATCATACAGATGTAAAGGTGCATAAACTTTTGCCAACGGAAGAGGTTTTATCAAAAGCAAAAGAAGCAAAAGAGTCAGGAAGTACTCGCTTTTGCATGGGCGCAGCCTGGAGAGAGGTCAGGGATAACCGTGATTTTGACAGAGTGCTTGACATGGTAAAAGGAGTGAATGGTATGGGGCTGGAAGTGTGCTGTACTTTAGGGATGCTTACCGAAGAGCAAGCGCAAAAACTGAAAGATGCAGGCCTGTACGCCTACAACCATAACCTAGATACAAGTGAAGAACACTACGATGAGATAATTTCTACCAGGACTTATGACGACCGGCTTGATACCCTGAAAAATGTGCGCAATGCAAAAATATCAGTATGCTCGGGAGGTATCATTGGTATGGGTGAAAGCGATGGAGACAGGGTGGGCATGTTGCACACATTGGCCACATTACCGGAACACCCGGAGTCAGTTCCTGTTAATGCCCTCGTACCGGTGGAAGGTACACCGCTGGCTGAGCAACCACGTGTTTCTGTTTGGGAAATGGTAAGAATGATAGCTACTGCGAGAATCATTATGCCTAAAGCTATGGTAAGGCTGTCTGCTGGCAGAGTGAGGATGAATATGGAAGAGCAGGCACTTTGCTTTATGGCCGGGGCCAATTCTATATTTGCCGGTGATAAATTGTTGACAACCCCTAATCCTGATGTGGTACAGGATGAAGAAATGTTCCAGGTGCTAAACCTCAAACCCAGAAAAGCATTTAAGGGAGAAGCTTCGGTGAAATTTGAGCAGATACCATTATAAGCCACTGCATACGTATGAAATAACAAAAACGCCCGGAAGATAACCTTTCGGGCGTTTTTTATGATTATGATGATCTTACAAAAAAAGTCTGCAACTATCAGTTACAGACTTTTTAAAAGTACGGTTTTGCCAATGGTTTTGCTTACTGGTCTTTATTGGCCATTCTTTTTCGTTCATTCTCATCAAGATAAATCTTCCTCATCCTGATAGACTTAGGTGTTACTTCAAGGTATTCATCTTTTTGAATATATTCCATAGCCTCTTCTAATGAGAACCTTTTCGGAGGAGCAATCTTAGCATTGTTATCAGAACCTGAAGCTCTCATGTTAGTCAGCTTCTTACCTTTCTGAACATTTACTACGAGGTCATTATCCCTGGAGTGTTCACCAATAACCTGTCCCGTGTACAGATCTTCACCTGGTTCAACAAAAAATATACCTCTATCCTGAAGCTTATCTATCGAGTAAGGTGTGCCCGGGCCGTTCTCCATGGAGATCAAAGATCCATTGATCCTTCCGGGAATATCACCTTTGAATGGAGCATATTCTTTAAAGCGGTGAGTCATGATGGCTTCACCGGCAGTTGCGGTGAGTACATTATTTCTTAGTCCTATTAGTCCCCTTGCCGGGATATCAAACTCAAGGTGTTGAAGGTCGCCCTTGGGCTCCATGATCTTCAACTCACCTTTTTTGGCACTTACAAGCTCTATTACTTTGCCTGAAGTCTCCTGGGGAACATCCACCACAAGGTGCTCTACCGGTTCATGTTTTACGCCGTCTATTTCTTTGATAATAACCTGTGGCTGACCAACCTGCAGTTCATAACCCTCTCTTCTCATGGTTTCTATCAGTACTGACAAGTGAAGGATTCCTCTTCCAAAAACATTGAATTTATCTTCAGAGGAAGTGTCCTCAACCCTCAGGGCAAGATTTTTCTCAGTTTCCTTGTATAATCTGTCTCGCAGGTGTCTTGAGGTTACAAATTTTCCTTCTTTACCAAAAAACGGGCTATTATTAATGGTAAATAGCATGCTCATTGTAGGCTCATCAATAGCTATACGAGGCAAAGGTTGCGGATTATTAATATCAGTAACGGTATCTCCAAGTTCGAAATTGTCAATACCTACCAGCGCACAGATTTCTCCAGATGATGCTTCCGGAACGCGTTTCTTGCCTAATCCTTCGAAAATGTGAACCTCTTTTACTTTACATCTCTTTACAGAGCCATCTTTTTTTGTTAATCCTACAGTGTCACCTTCCTTTACAGTGCCCTGAGCTATTCTTCCTATGGCGATTCGTCCTACATAAGCAGAGAAATCGAGGGAAGTAACCCGCATTTGCAATACACCTTCGTTTTGTGGTGCAGGAGGGATGTACTCAATGATAGCGTCGAGAAGTTCGAATATATTGTCAGTAGGTTTGTTCCAGTCTGTGCTCATCCATCCTTGCTTTGACGAACCGTAAAGCGTGGGGAAGTCAAGCTGATCCTCAGTGGCATCCAGATTAAACATCAAATCGAAAACCTGCTCATGTACCTCGTCAGGACGACAGTTTTCTTTATCTACTTTGTTAACTACAACGATCGGCTTCAGGCCGAGGTCAATAGCTTTTCCAAGTACAAAGCGTGTTTGAGGCATAGGGCCTTCGAAGGCATCAACCAGCAGAAGAACGCCGTCAGCCATCTTTAAAACCCTTTCCACTTCACCTCCGAAGTCGGCGTGACCAGGAGTATCTATAATATTTATTTTTACGTCTTTATATCTGACAGAAACGTTCTTTGATACAATGGTGATCCCTCTCTCTTTTTCAAGGTCCTCATTGTCTAATATGAGATCATCGGTTTCCTGATTCTCCCTGATAATTTTTGAGGCGTGAATAATTTTGTCAACCAAGGTAGTTTTACCGTGGTCAACGTGCGCTATAATAGCGACGTTACGAATATTTTGCATTAGCTTGAAAATTAAGCCGCAAAATTACTAAACTAAAAGCAAAGAATAGTTAAACCAAAATTAAATTTAATTAATACAGCAATATAAGAGGTTAAATCCGGTAGACTAAACGGATGGAAAATGCTACCGGTTGAAAATCAGTGAATTATAAAAAGTTCATTTTAAATTTATATTCCAATCATGTAATATTTGAACCTTTTGCTTTAGAAATACGTAGCCATTCTTCACAATTGGCAACTAACCTTATGTGATGAAAATCTCAATTGAAAAATAATTTCAATATTACATCATTTTTCCTCCGGCCCGGCCAGCTTTTTTGTTCTGCCCGACAAGCATTTACCCACCCGTGGGTGGGATGTTTATGCTATACGGCTATCAGTTTTGGTGTAAACCCGCATGTAGTTATGCTGACTTTAATCGTCTGCGCATGCATGATCAGCCAGATTTACAACAACCTGTTGAGGCTTTTGTTTGAGCAGTCAGAGGATTTTTAACAAAAGTTTATGTTTTACTGCACAACTTTGTTAAAACTGGTTCTCGTCTTCCAGCGTAAAACCGGATGTAGGTTGATTATGCTGGGTTACTTCTGCCTGAGCCTTTTTGGATACGGCGGTTTTATTTATGGTAATGAACGAAAATGAAGCGATCACAGCTACTGCAAAGGCAACGATTGCTATTTTAGTTTTCATGATTTGTAAGTTTTGTGTGAAATCAGCCAGGGAGGCTCTCTGTATATACCTGTGACCTTGTTATGGCTCATTTCTATATTATTTGAATAAAGATTACGTTATATTAAAACTGATTCACATCCTCCAGCACGAAGCCGCTTGTAGGTTCCGTATGCTGAACTCCCGGAGCCTTTTCTTTCTTTGAAAATGTCTCCTTATTGATAGTGATGAATGAGAATGAGGCGATTACAGCCAGGGTAAATGTTATGATTAGTATTTTAGTTTTCATAGTTGCTGAGTTTAGAAGTTGGTGTCACTTTCTCCGTGGCCTATGGTGGAATGATCGGATTTGTTAGCGTCAGGAGTTATTTCTTCTTCAGTGCACGAAGAAAAAATTGTTGCTAAAAAAATAATGGCTAGAATTGTAAATAGTTTGGCTTTCATAGTTATATTGTTTTATAGTTTGTAATGCTTGTTTTATATTTTTTAATGTTTTAAGAAATTTTAACTTCGAGAGGCTACTCGTTTTTTAAATATTTGTGGTAAAAATCTCTCTATTTCTTACATGTTGATATTGTTCAGTATAAATTATTTTTGGCGTTATTTTTACATTTGCTCACAAATGTGGGGTAGAATATTGTAGGAATCTATTTAAAATGCAGCAAAATATTACATGGGTTGTTAAAGTTAGCTTTATTCCATTTAATCGGTGGGAGGTGTGGCTGCTTTTATTGCTCCTTAGTTGTATTACTCCTGCGGGGTTTGCTCAATCCAAAATTGATTCATTAAAGGAGAGAGCAGAAAGTGATAATTTTGAAGCTAAGAGCAATGCCTTGATGGAATTGTTCATAGCTTACCGCCTGACCGATCTCGATAGTGCGTTGTATTTTGCCGAGCAATCGCAGGACCTATCCTATGAGTACGGAGACAGTCTGATGATCGTGCGGACGGAAATTGCTGTAGGCTACGTCTATCAGGAAAAGGGCTTCTACCAGCTGGCTATCGATCATTTTCAAAATGCCCTCCACATAGCCAGGAGAAACCAGTTTAAGGATAGGGAGAAGTTTGTTTTAAATAATCTTGGCCTCACGTATTACTATTATGGCAAGTATGATGAAGCCCTGCAGTATCATTTTCAGTCACTATCACTCAGAGAGGAAGAGAATAACCAACTGGAAATAGCTATTTCCTGCAATAATATTGGTCTGGTTTATTATCAGATCAAAGATTACAATAAAGCGATAGAGTATTTTAAAAGATCCCTGGAAATTAAAAAATCCCTTAAAGACGAAAGTAAAATTGAAGGGACACTCATAAACCTTGGTCTGTGTTTTTCTGATTTGAACAACTACGATGAAGCAGTAAACAATTTCACAAGGGTGTTAAAACTTTGTGAGCGGAACGGATGCGAAGACAGAATAAAGGTAGATGCTTTGAACGGTGCCGGATTGGCATATCACTCACTGGATAATGTAGAACAGGCAGAATTGTATTTAAGGGACGCAATGGAGATCGCCACGAATGTAGGCTTGCAAAGCCATGTGGTAAATAATGCCCATTACCTGGCCAGGATAAAAAAGGAAAAAGGAAGTATAAAAGAGGCCCTTGAACTGTTAAATGATAGCCAGGATCTTGCAGAAAAGATAGACTCCAGGGTTTGGATTAATAAAAATTATAAGCTTTACGGTGAAATATATGCCTTGCTTAAGGACTTTGAAAGGGCTTATGAATATCAGTCAAAGTATGATTCACTAAGTGGGCTGATACTAAACGAGGAGGTTATTCAAAACCTGGCCAATATACAGATCAACTATCAGGAAAGAGAGAACCTTGAAACCATAAGTCTCCAAAAGTCTGAGATATCCAGAAGGACTACGCTCTTAATTCTTTCAATTATTATTATCTTTTTGGCAGTTGTAATTCTGGTGATACTGTTTAGAAACAATCAGTTAAGGAGGAAGGTTAACAGGAAGCTTTATGAGGCTAATGAAGCCATTGAGAAGCAGAACCTGGAGCTGACTAACATGAATACAGTGTTGGAGGAAAGGGTAAGGGAACGTACCCAGGAACTCAATGAGTCAAATGCCGCTCTGCTAAAATCAAATAATGAGCTTGATAACTTTATTTATAAAACCTCTCACGATATCAGGGGGCCATTAGCAACACTGCAGGGGGTTTGTAACGTAGCTTTAATTGATATAGAAGATAAGAAGTCTATCGACTACTTCAGTAAGCTGAGCAAAACGGCTGAAAGACTTAATGAAATACTTTCTAAACTGCTGGTAATTAATCAAATCAATAATTCTCTGATCTCAGATGAGCATATTGATTTTGATACTATGATCACTGATATTATATGCGAACAGCAGAACGCAAAAACACTTAAAGCCATTTCTGTTGAAAAAGAAGTTCAATGCGATTTGCAATTCAGAAGTGATCAGGATCTCCTGAGGATCATCCTCACAAACCTTATAAGCAATGCCTTTAAATTTTATAATACCTCCGGTCGCGTAGATTCCTTCATTAATATCAAAGTTTTTAGTAACGACAGGCTCCATGTTCAGGTGATAGATAACGGTATAGGTATTGATGAGAACGTATCTTACAAAATCTTTGAAATTTTCTCCAAGGCTTCTGACATGTCTGATACGGCAGGCCTCGGACTCTACCTGGTTAAACTTGCCGTTGAAAAACTAGGGGGAGATATAACTCTTAGCAAGGCTCGGGGTAGCTTCACGCAGTTTGAAGTAGTTCTTCCTTTTCATTAGAGTACTTCCGCAATCATTTCTTCTTTTGTAGTAAGTAGCACAAACTCTCAATAGTTTGTATATTATTAAGTGACTTTTTAAGCTTTAAGTATTATTGAAATCAACCGTGACTAATTTCAATAAAAGCAAGCACCGTTATGACAAACGACGAAAAGAGAAACCTTTACCTTCGTCTTGACAGGATGATCAGAATGAAATATAAAGGAAATGCTTCTGCTTTGGCAAATAGGCTTGGTGTTTCAAGAAGTACTTTTTTTCGATGTATTGAAGAAATGAAGAGCCTGGGAGCCCCGATATATTATAATGAGCTGTCTCAGCAGTATTGTTACGAAGAAGATGGGACATTCACTTTTGGTTTTGTTAGAGAATCTACCTTGTAGAGCAATATTCCTGTTATTATTAATCACCGAATAATTGGATTGCAATTATTTTTTTTTAACTTATTGAGTTATATATGGTCTGAACTAACTCTGTTAGAGTATGCGTGCTCTGTGGGTGGCATTAATCTTTGCTGTAAGTAATATCTCGATTATACAAAGTCAGGACTTTGATAGTCTTATCCATGAGTTGCCAAATACCTCAGAAGCTGCGAGAATTGACCTTCTTCATACACTTGTGGTTAAAACCTGGTTAAATTATCCTGAAGATGCCATGAGCTATGCAAGGGAAGCCTACGAACTTTCGATGATGCAGGGGAGAGATCAGCAAAAAATAGCAAAATCATTAAGGCTCATAGGTGGCGTTTATTATTACCTGGGTAATTATGATTCCGTCTTGTTCTACTCCAATAAGTCGCTGAAAATAGCTTCTGAAATCCGCGACACAGTGCTTATTAATAACGCTCTCAACAATATTGGACTGGCCTATTATAATATGGGTAGCTATCAAAGTGCTCTTGAAAACCTCCTGCGTTCTTTAAATCTTAAACAGGCTATCAATGAGGTATATGGAAAGGCCTTAACGTTGAATAATATAGGTTTGGTTTATGACAAGCTAAAAGACTATAAAAAAGCCCGGGAGTATTTTAACGAAGGACTGGATGTTGCCATAGTCAGTAACGACTCTAATCTTGAATTATATTCATTAAATAATATAGGAATAACCTTTTTGAAAGAGGGGGACCTGGCAAGAGCCAAGAGTTTTTTTGAAAGATCATTAAGGCTTGGGGTTGACAATAAAAACTGGAATGCTGTTACTTACAGTG
This region of Fulvivirga ulvae genomic DNA includes:
- a CDS encoding universal stress protein encodes the protein MKKILVPTDFSEQAGYALEVAYHIAKKSDASIVLLHVVEDASVTSMHYTGEVDLPNMEDRLFMMKLIEKGKQDLAELANSSFSDAVIEQELRIGSPYHNIKDIIGEHSVDLVVMGTKGSTGLEEFLIGSNAEKVVRHAKCPVLTIHKKATSFDFKEVVYATALEEEEEQCVNTVKMFQKLYGSTLHLVRINTPNNFQSDRFARPELEAFAKRCQLENYKIHIFNEGSEEEGIIYFAESINADMIAMATHGRTGLAHLLTGSIAEDVVNHAKRPVLTYVIGR
- a CDS encoding SH3 domain-containing protein, with product MITKNLLGTLTLSALLMACGSKNSEQEATTTADIETDSTAVAETPSSNEVEAVGIWDKVSVRATPSEDGKWLTSVSLGESLTYLGEEAKDSNDKVYYKIRLNDGKEGWVRHEFVVPEAKSAVFVNESDIYNRPDLLTKSDKKFSKMDIIAVKQTQDDWVEVAGKRTNGKWIETGWVRKSNISYEPVDIAMAKFAKPAMETEDTDSRAKKLEEVLNNVDLSSSAFVTDVKEALDEIRLNAEAPEETDDASTEEDSMEIEDEEVLEEDGN
- the folK gene encoding 2-amino-4-hydroxy-6-hydroxymethyldihydropteridine diphosphokinase — protein: MIEGIFLLLGSNLGDKKKLLNSACSIINSELGPIMGRSSLYETAAWGKTDQPAFLNQVIEVNSALSAAEVLKCINNIESRLGRVRTEKWGARIIDIDILYYGHEIIETENLTIPHPGIPDRRFTLAPLVEIAPDFIHPVLRKTNTELLARCSDKLEVNIIES
- the sppA gene encoding signal peptide peptidase SppA is translated as MNFLRNLLASFLALVIFTVLGILVFVGIIGALTQKEPVKVSEKSVLHIKLDKPISEVEFNNPFAELDMFPTAPTTIGLVQLKEAIRNAKDDNNIKGIYLEAPFVMAGMAATEEIRDALNDFKSSGKFVVAFSEFYSEGGYYLSSVADKVYMHPEGSLELNGLSANLTFFKGLFDKLDIEPQIFRVGDFKSAVEPFMRKDMSEENRLQLTSMLNSVYGNVIAKIAESRGIAPEKLVEISDNMLVRRPKQAIEYHLADELVYFDQVVSALKTEIGIEEDEDLNLISYEKYKESFSTYTSSDNEVAVIVASGDIISGKGDVNTIGSEKFSEEIRKARKDDGIKAIVIRINSPGGSFVASDVMWREIRLASEQKPVIASMSDVAASGGYYMAMACDTIVAQPNTITGSIGIFGIIFNLQGFLNNKLGITNDEVKTGELSSIYNMTRPLTEQEKQIIQNDVEDGYETFITKAAQGRGMDVEELKKIASGRVWTGSQAKANGLVDVLGDLETAIEIAAAKANVQDNYKVRYYPKQQSIFEEFMKELEGERSAEMIKEEMGEFYPYMESARKVKELNGLQARMPYEFRLN
- the bioB gene encoding biotin synthase BioB; the protein is MTEIRNNWTREEIAEIYNSPVLDLMYKASTVHREYHNSSEVQVCTLLSVKTGGCPEDCSYCPQAARYHTDVKVHKLLPTEEVLSKAKEAKESGSTRFCMGAAWREVRDNRDFDRVLDMVKGVNGMGLEVCCTLGMLTEEQAQKLKDAGLYAYNHNLDTSEEHYDEIISTRTYDDRLDTLKNVRNAKISVCSGGIIGMGESDGDRVGMLHTLATLPEHPESVPVNALVPVEGTPLAEQPRVSVWEMVRMIATARIIMPKAMVRLSAGRVRMNMEEQALCFMAGANSIFAGDKLLTTPNPDVVQDEEMFQVLNLKPRKAFKGEASVKFEQIPL
- the typA gene encoding translational GTPase TypA; the encoded protein is MQNIRNVAIIAHVDHGKTTLVDKIIHASKIIRENQETDDLILDNEDLEKERGITIVSKNVSVRYKDVKINIIDTPGHADFGGEVERVLKMADGVLLLVDAFEGPMPQTRFVLGKAIDLGLKPIVVVNKVDKENCRPDEVHEQVFDLMFNLDATEDQLDFPTLYGSSKQGWMSTDWNKPTDNIFELLDAIIEYIPPAPQNEGVLQMRVTSLDFSAYVGRIAIGRIAQGTVKEGDTVGLTKKDGSVKRCKVKEVHIFEGLGKKRVPEASSGEICALVGIDNFELGDTVTDINNPQPLPRIAIDEPTMSMLFTINNSPFFGKEGKFVTSRHLRDRLYKETEKNLALRVEDTSSEDKFNVFGRGILHLSVLIETMRREGYELQVGQPQVIIKEIDGVKHEPVEHLVVDVPQETSGKVIELVSAKKGELKIMEPKGDLQHLEFDIPARGLIGLRNNVLTATAGEAIMTHRFKEYAPFKGDIPGRINGSLISMENGPGTPYSIDKLQDRGIFFVEPGEDLYTGQVIGEHSRDNDLVVNVQKGKKLTNMRASGSDNNAKIAPPKRFSLEEAMEYIQKDEYLEVTPKSIRMRKIYLDENERKRMANKDQ
- a CDS encoding tetratricopeptide repeat-containing sensor histidine kinase, encoding MQQNITWVVKVSFIPFNRWEVWLLLLLLSCITPAGFAQSKIDSLKERAESDNFEAKSNALMELFIAYRLTDLDSALYFAEQSQDLSYEYGDSLMIVRTEIAVGYVYQEKGFYQLAIDHFQNALHIARRNQFKDREKFVLNNLGLTYYYYGKYDEALQYHFQSLSLREEENNQLEIAISCNNIGLVYYQIKDYNKAIEYFKRSLEIKKSLKDESKIEGTLINLGLCFSDLNNYDEAVNNFTRVLKLCERNGCEDRIKVDALNGAGLAYHSLDNVEQAELYLRDAMEIATNVGLQSHVVNNAHYLARIKKEKGSIKEALELLNDSQDLAEKIDSRVWINKNYKLYGEIYALLKDFERAYEYQSKYDSLSGLILNEEVIQNLANIQINYQERENLETISLQKSEISRRTTLLILSIIIIFLAVVILVILFRNNQLRRKVNRKLYEANEAIEKQNLELTNMNTVLEERVRERTQELNESNAALLKSNNELDNFIYKTSHDIRGPLATLQGVCNVALIDIEDKKSIDYFSKLSKTAERLNEILSKLLVINQINNSLISDEHIDFDTMITDIICEQQNAKTLKAISVEKEVQCDLQFRSDQDLLRIILTNLISNAFKFYNTSGRVDSFINIKVFSNDRLHVQVIDNGIGIDENVSYKIFEIFSKASDMSDTAGLGLYLVKLAVEKLGGDITLSKARGSFTQFEVVLPFH
- a CDS encoding HTH domain-containing protein, which codes for MTNDEKRNLYLRLDRMIRMKYKGNASALANRLGVSRSTFFRCIEEMKSLGAPIYYNELSQQYCYEEDGTFTFGFVRESTL